In a genomic window of Amycolatopsis japonica:
- a CDS encoding APC family permease, producing the protein MTEVPDYVVPDRVDSPDRQVAPTGKVGRWLMEHRVQPVGPESHEEHTTPQSWWKVMCLTGVDYFSTLSYLPGIAALAAGALSPLATLLIVALTLLGMLPMYRRVAKESPHGQGSVAMLENLLPFWRGKIFVLVLLGFVATSWIITITLSSADATVHALENPITPSFLHGHEVLITVILLLILGGVFLLGFSEAVGVAIPLVAIFLVLNAVVVVAGIGEVFTEPGAFDRWIDALTSGGGGFGGVVGPAILAFPLLVLGLSGFETGVSMMPLVAAKGENAEQKLANRIRNTRKLLTAAALIMSVYLIATSFVTTVLIPADAFKPGGEANGRALAYLAHELLGEWVGTAYDISSILILWFAGASAMAGLINIVPRYLPAYGMAPDWARAVRPVVLVYTAICVLVTIIFNADVNAQAGAYATGILAMMVSASVAVAISAAKKRQRKAAIAFAVLTLILIYALVENVIEKPDGLTISAFFILGIIVVSLISRVTRTTELRVEHIEFDEPARRFVTDSIAHDGALTIIANRRQAGDADEYRAKEAEQRGLNPVPGAADVLFLEIDVIDPSGFSDVLKVRGVEIEGFRVLRVESPAAPNAIAAVLLALRDATGVRPQCHFEWSEGNPLGHLFRYLILGRGDTAPVVREIIRTSERDPALRPGIHVG; encoded by the coding sequence ATGACCGAGGTGCCGGACTACGTTGTTCCGGATCGGGTGGACAGTCCGGATCGGCAGGTGGCGCCCACGGGCAAGGTCGGCCGGTGGCTGATGGAGCACCGGGTCCAGCCGGTGGGGCCGGAGAGCCACGAGGAACACACGACACCGCAGTCGTGGTGGAAGGTCATGTGCCTCACCGGCGTGGACTATTTCTCCACGTTGTCGTATTTGCCCGGTATCGCGGCGCTGGCGGCGGGGGCGCTGTCCCCGCTGGCGACGTTGCTGATCGTCGCGCTGACCCTGCTGGGGATGTTGCCGATGTACCGGCGGGTGGCGAAGGAGAGCCCGCACGGTCAGGGGTCGGTCGCGATGCTGGAGAACCTGCTGCCGTTCTGGCGCGGCAAGATCTTCGTGTTGGTACTGCTGGGTTTCGTCGCGACATCGTGGATCATCACGATCACGCTCTCGTCGGCGGATGCCACGGTGCACGCGCTGGAGAACCCCATCACCCCGTCGTTCCTGCACGGGCACGAGGTGCTGATCACGGTGATCCTGCTGCTCATCCTGGGCGGGGTGTTCTTGCTCGGGTTCAGCGAGGCGGTCGGGGTCGCGATCCCGCTGGTCGCGATCTTCCTGGTGCTCAACGCCGTCGTCGTGGTCGCCGGGATCGGCGAGGTGTTCACCGAACCCGGCGCGTTCGACCGCTGGATCGACGCGCTCACCTCCGGGGGAGGCGGGTTCGGCGGTGTGGTCGGCCCGGCGATCCTGGCGTTCCCGTTGCTGGTGCTCGGATTGTCCGGTTTCGAGACCGGCGTGAGCATGATGCCACTGGTGGCGGCCAAGGGGGAGAACGCCGAACAGAAACTGGCGAACCGGATCCGCAACACCCGCAAGCTGCTCACCGCCGCCGCGCTGATCATGTCGGTGTACCTGATCGCGACGAGTTTCGTCACCACGGTCCTGATCCCGGCCGACGCGTTCAAACCGGGTGGTGAGGCGAACGGCCGGGCGCTGGCGTACCTCGCGCACGAGCTGCTGGGCGAATGGGTCGGTACCGCCTACGACATCAGCAGCATCCTGATCCTGTGGTTCGCCGGGGCGTCGGCGATGGCCGGTCTGATCAACATCGTGCCGCGTTATCTGCCCGCGTACGGGATGGCGCCGGACTGGGCTCGCGCGGTCCGTCCGGTGGTGCTGGTCTACACCGCGATCTGCGTCCTGGTGACGATCATCTTCAACGCCGACGTCAACGCCCAGGCCGGCGCGTACGCCACCGGGATCCTCGCGATGATGGTGTCCGCGTCGGTCGCGGTGGCGATCTCGGCGGCGAAGAAGCGGCAGCGCAAGGCCGCGATCGCGTTCGCCGTGCTGACGCTGATCCTGATCTACGCGTTGGTGGAGAACGTCATCGAGAAGCCCGACGGTCTCACGATCTCCGCGTTCTTCATTCTCGGGATCATCGTGGTGTCGCTGATCTCGCGGGTCACGCGCACCACGGAACTACGGGTGGAGCACATCGAATTCGACGAGCCCGCCCGCCGGTTCGTCACCGATTCCATCGCCCACGACGGCGCGCTGACCATCATCGCGAACCGCCGCCAGGCCGGGGACGCCGACGAGTACCGGGCGAAGGAGGCCGAGCAGCGCGGCCTGAACCCGGTGCCGGGTGCCGCCGACGTCCTGTTCCTCGAGATCGACGTCATCGACCCGTCCGGGTTCAGCGACGTGCTGAAGGTCCGCGGTGTCGAGATCGAAGGTTTCCGTGTCCTGCGGGTGGAAAGCCCGGCCGCGCCGAACGCGATCGCGGCCGTCCTGCTCGCGTTGCGCGACGCCACCGGTGTGCGGCCGCAGTGCCATTTCGAATGGAGTGAGGGCAATCCGCTCGGGCACCTGTTCCGCTATCTGATCCTCGGCCGCGGCGACACCGCACCGGTGGTCCGCGAGATCATCCGTACCAGCGAACGCGATCCGGCACTGCGGCCGGGAATCCACGTCGGCTGA
- a CDS encoding phosphate signaling complex PhoU family protein, which translates to MHERFDRLVARLLRTSRLVADMMDRAGTALVEADGELAREVIADGATLGRAKVEAEEDAHAILVSQSPVTTDPRVVPAAIHAVGDLDRMGRLAIHVAEAVQRRYPARVVPQVLVPRFVEMGRIAVWLAVMAGQAVQNRDAVLARTLISVDDDMDDLHRTLFAVIDYQDWAYGTAQAVDAALVSRYYERFADHAVSLAERTTFVVDRPGRTDVVPEQGGARIA; encoded by the coding sequence ATGCACGAACGATTCGACCGGCTCGTCGCCCGGCTGCTGCGGACGTCGCGGCTGGTCGCCGACATGATGGACCGGGCAGGCACGGCGTTGGTCGAAGCCGACGGCGAGCTGGCGCGCGAGGTCATCGCCGACGGCGCGACCCTGGGACGGGCCAAGGTCGAGGCGGAGGAAGACGCACACGCGATCCTGGTGTCGCAGTCGCCGGTGACGACCGATCCGCGGGTCGTGCCGGCGGCGATCCACGCCGTCGGCGACCTCGACCGGATGGGACGGCTGGCGATTCATGTCGCCGAGGCCGTCCAGCGCAGGTACCCGGCCCGGGTGGTGCCGCAGGTGCTCGTGCCGCGGTTCGTCGAAATGGGCCGCATCGCGGTGTGGCTGGCGGTGATGGCCGGGCAGGCCGTCCAGAACCGTGACGCCGTACTGGCCCGGACGCTGATCAGTGTCGACGACGACATGGACGACCTGCACCGGACGCTCTTCGCGGTGATCGACTACCAGGACTGGGCCTACGGCACCGCGCAAGCGGTCGACGCGGCCTTGGTGAGCCGGTACTACGAACGGTTCGCCGATCACGCGGTCTCGCTGGCGGAGCGGACCACGTTCGTCGTCGATCGTCCCGGGCGGACTGATGTCGTGCCTGAACAGGGCGGTGCGCGGATCGCCTAG
- a CDS encoding MBL fold metallo-hydrolase, which yields MSGNLRIERVVTAGVFELDGGSWDVDNNVWLVGDDDEVVIVDAAHDEKTIAEAVGGRAVVAVVCTHGHNDHVTVAPQLSEHLHAPAVLHPGDRELWEMTHPGVRFRSAEDGERIAVAGTELEVIHTPGHSPGSVCLHLPEAKALFSGDTLFSGGPGATGRSFSDFPTIISSIRERLFALPEDTKVHTGHGDPTTIGAEAPHLAEWIARGH from the coding sequence GTGAGCGGGAACCTGCGGATCGAGCGCGTCGTCACCGCCGGGGTCTTCGAGCTCGACGGCGGGAGCTGGGACGTCGACAACAACGTCTGGCTCGTCGGGGACGACGACGAGGTCGTGATCGTGGACGCCGCGCACGACGAGAAGACCATCGCCGAGGCCGTGGGCGGCCGCGCCGTCGTCGCCGTCGTCTGCACCCACGGGCACAACGACCATGTCACCGTCGCTCCGCAGCTCAGCGAACACCTGCACGCGCCCGCCGTTCTGCATCCGGGGGATCGGGAGCTGTGGGAGATGACCCATCCCGGCGTCCGTTTCCGGAGCGCGGAGGACGGTGAACGGATCGCCGTCGCCGGTACGGAGCTCGAAGTCATCCACACGCCGGGACACTCGCCCGGATCGGTTTGCCTGCATCTTCCCGAGGCCAAGGCGCTCTTCTCCGGCGACACGCTCTTCTCGGGCGGACCCGGCGCGACGGGACGTTCGTTCTCCGACTTCCCGACGATCATTTCCTCGATCAGGGAACGGCTTTTCGCCTTGCCCGAGGACACCAAGGTCCACACCGGACACGGTGACCCCACCACGATCGGCGCCGAAGCCCCGCACCTGGCCGAATGGATCGCCCGAGGACACTGA
- a CDS encoding CGNR zinc finger domain-containing protein gives MTLVLQRPLTGEPLALDLLNTTWPDRGEWRDAFDEPGGVDAWLAERGLPDTPGAEDPLRHTRSVLREVLENPGEAAERALNEVLARGRLQPELREGGVEEVIEVDDAAWRPAWLAAYGYLSLLRTRPDRIKRCSAYPACTLYFDDTTRNGTRRWCSMETCGNRAKAARHYRREQSA, from the coding sequence ATGACTCTCGTGCTGCAACGTCCTCTGACCGGTGAACCCCTCGCGCTGGATCTGCTGAACACCACGTGGCCCGACCGTGGTGAGTGGCGCGACGCCTTCGACGAGCCGGGGGGCGTCGATGCCTGGCTGGCCGAGCGAGGCCTGCCGGATACGCCGGGCGCGGAGGACCCCTTGCGCCACACGCGTTCCGTCCTGCGTGAAGTGCTCGAAAACCCCGGTGAGGCCGCCGAGCGCGCGCTGAACGAGGTGCTGGCGCGCGGGCGTCTACAGCCGGAACTGCGGGAGGGTGGCGTCGAAGAGGTGATCGAGGTCGACGACGCGGCCTGGCGGCCCGCGTGGCTCGCGGCGTACGGCTACTTGAGCCTGCTTCGCACGCGTCCGGACCGGATCAAGCGATGTTCGGCGTATCCGGCGTGCACGCTGTACTTCGACGACACGACGCGGAACGGCACCCGGCGATGGTGCTCGATGGAAACCTGTGGCAACCGGGCGAAAGCCGCCCGCCACTATCGTCGCGAACAGTCGGCCTAG
- a CDS encoding SDR family NAD(P)-dependent oxidoreductase, producing the protein MNESPTVLLTGASDGIGFETARLLLAQGCTVLAHARTREESGASYDRLVKSGVDVRRLQPVVADFTDLRQVIDLAVAVAVDESCPRLDVLVNNAGITGPHGRVLTKDGHEQTVQVNYLAPYLLTRLLEDALDRSEVSRVVNVSSSLHRGGRINWNDLNWKRRYNRGAAYAQSKLALTMMTTALTEFRPKVREAVSVHPGIIATAMLPGYSYRGRPVAEGAEPVARLAAPWAKVLNGGYYDGRLPSKAAAAAVDPGDVRKLWSLSERLTLFDKRRL; encoded by the coding sequence ATGAACGAAAGCCCCACCGTCCTGCTCACCGGAGCATCCGACGGTATCGGTTTCGAAACCGCCCGCCTGCTCCTCGCTCAAGGATGCACGGTGCTCGCCCATGCCCGCACCCGCGAGGAAAGCGGCGCATCCTACGACCGGCTGGTGAAATCCGGCGTCGACGTGCGAAGGCTTCAGCCGGTCGTCGCCGATTTCACCGATCTGCGCCAGGTCATCGACCTCGCCGTCGCCGTCGCCGTCGACGAGAGCTGTCCCCGCCTCGACGTCCTGGTCAACAACGCCGGGATCACCGGGCCGCACGGGCGGGTACTCACCAAGGACGGTCACGAACAGACCGTCCAGGTCAACTACCTCGCCCCGTACCTCCTGACCCGGCTACTCGAGGACGCGCTCGATCGCTCCGAGGTGAGCCGTGTGGTCAACGTGTCCTCCTCGCTGCACCGCGGCGGGCGGATCAACTGGAACGACCTCAACTGGAAGCGCCGCTACAACCGCGGTGCCGCCTACGCGCAGTCCAAACTCGCTCTCACCATGATGACCACCGCGCTGACCGAGTTCCGGCCGAAGGTCCGGGAAGCCGTCAGCGTGCACCCGGGCATCATCGCCACCGCGATGCTTCCCGGATACAGCTACCGCGGCCGTCCGGTCGCCGAAGGAGCCGAACCTGTCGCCCGGCTGGCGGCCCCCTGGGCCAAGGTGCTCAACGGCGGCTACTACGACGGCCGGCTGCCCTCGAAAGCCGCGGCCGCCGCCGTCGATCCCGGCGACGTTCGGAAACTGTGGTCACTCAGCGAACGCCTGACCCTCTTCGACAAGCGACGGCTCTGA
- a CDS encoding APC family permease, translating into MTTTLARPESGTDRSERHRLSVIGGLAALSLDAMASVAYGPEAIVIVLAVAGGAGLGFTVPVTLAIAVLLGVLTLSYRQVIAAFPDGGGAYGVSRAYLGRRASLVAAASLIVDYVLNVAVSVAAGVAALTSAFPGLLPYTLWLCLGVLALVTGVNLRGIAESARMFVVPTVIYVGAILTVIAAGLFRSGPAAAVVAPDHAQNLQTVGILLLLKAFANGCAALTGVEAIANAVPSFRKPRVRRAQHAEIALGGLLGVMLLGIAVLIGKFAIHPVDGVTVLSQVTTAALGDGFGFYLVQFSTVVLLALAANTSFGGLPVLAQLLAKHNKLPHVFALRAERQVYRYGVGFLAITAALLLVITDGDMNTLVPLFAIGVFAGFTLSQVGMVRHWRRNRPSGWRGKATLNGLGALLTGAAAIVVTTTKFGEGGWLIVVALPLLVAAMEWVERGYRRIGERLGLGLTPAPPRPHRSLVVVPVHTVSRLTRDALAAALSLGDHVEAVHVIHPEDEQSARDFVAAWEKWHPEVALVLLHDERRRLGEPLVEHLRTVGDRHVFVLIAEVEPEHWWQRVLQNQRGGVLARALRRHSDAVVCRMRFRLAAR; encoded by the coding sequence GTGACCACGACCCTCGCCCGCCCCGAGAGCGGAACCGACCGCTCCGAACGTCACCGCCTTTCCGTCATCGGCGGGCTCGCCGCGCTGTCCTTGGACGCGATGGCGTCGGTCGCCTATGGACCCGAGGCCATCGTCATCGTGCTGGCCGTCGCCGGTGGTGCGGGGCTGGGCTTCACCGTTCCGGTCACGCTCGCGATCGCGGTCCTGCTGGGCGTGCTGACGTTGTCCTACCGTCAGGTGATCGCCGCGTTCCCCGACGGCGGCGGCGCCTACGGGGTCAGCCGGGCCTACCTCGGGCGCCGAGCCTCGCTGGTGGCGGCGGCATCGCTGATCGTCGACTACGTGCTCAACGTCGCGGTTTCGGTGGCGGCCGGGGTGGCCGCGCTGACATCGGCGTTTCCCGGGCTGCTGCCGTACACGCTGTGGTTGTGCCTCGGCGTGCTGGCGCTGGTCACCGGCGTGAACCTGCGCGGCATCGCCGAGAGCGCCCGGATGTTCGTCGTGCCCACCGTGATCTACGTCGGCGCGATCCTGACCGTGATCGCCGCCGGCCTGTTCCGTTCCGGCCCCGCCGCGGCGGTCGTCGCGCCGGACCACGCGCAGAACCTGCAGACGGTCGGCATTCTGTTGCTGCTCAAGGCCTTCGCGAACGGCTGCGCGGCGCTGACCGGAGTCGAGGCGATCGCCAACGCCGTACCGTCGTTCCGCAAGCCTCGAGTCCGGCGCGCGCAACACGCGGAGATCGCACTGGGCGGCCTTCTCGGCGTGATGCTCCTCGGGATCGCCGTGCTGATCGGGAAATTCGCCATCCATCCGGTGGACGGCGTCACCGTGCTCTCGCAGGTGACGACCGCGGCGCTGGGCGACGGCTTCGGTTTCTACCTGGTCCAGTTCTCGACCGTGGTCCTGCTCGCCTTGGCCGCGAACACGTCGTTCGGCGGGCTTCCCGTGCTGGCCCAGTTGCTCGCCAAGCACAACAAGCTGCCGCATGTGTTCGCCTTGCGCGCGGAACGCCAGGTGTACCGCTACGGCGTCGGTTTCCTCGCGATCACCGCGGCCCTGCTGCTCGTCATCACCGACGGCGACATGAACACCCTGGTCCCGCTGTTCGCGATCGGGGTGTTCGCCGGGTTCACCCTCTCCCAGGTCGGGATGGTCCGGCACTGGCGGCGGAACCGCCCATCCGGCTGGCGGGGCAAGGCCACGCTCAACGGCCTCGGCGCGCTGCTCACCGGAGCCGCGGCGATCGTGGTGACGACGACCAAATTCGGCGAAGGCGGCTGGTTGATCGTCGTCGCGCTGCCGCTGCTGGTGGCGGCCATGGAATGGGTGGAACGCGGCTACCGCCGGATCGGCGAGCGGCTCGGACTCGGCCTGACCCCCGCTCCCCCGCGACCACACCGCTCACTCGTCGTCGTCCCCGTCCACACCGTCTCCCGCCTGACCCGTGACGCGCTCGCCGCCGCATTGTCACTCGGCGACCACGTCGAGGCCGTGCACGTCATCCACCCCGAAGACGAACAGTCGGCACGGGACTTCGTCGCTGCCTGGGAGAAGTGGCACCCCGAAGTGGCACTGGTCCTACTCCACGACGAACGACGCCGTCTCGGCGAGCCGCTGGTGGAGCACCTCCGCACGGTCGGCGACCGGCACGTCTTCGTGCTGATCGCCGAGGTCGAACCGGAGCATTGGTGGCAGCGGGTCCTGCAGAACCAGCGCGGCGGCGTGCTCGCTCGCGCCCTGCGCCGCCATTCGGACGCCGTCGTCTGCCGGATGCGCTTCCGGTTGGCCGCCCGGTGA
- a CDS encoding DMT family transporter, which translates to MTGRGVIPVAGAVTAGVGLAVQARLNGELGSRVGDGIAATLASTVVGLVLLLLVVPLHPAGRRGLRLMRAAVRDGDLRWWHLAGGVCGALFVAGQGISVGAVGVAVFTVAVVGGSAVGGLVVDRFAIGPGGRRCITVARAAGAVACVVAVAVAGHGAWGGSGTVVVVLPVLAGAAVAVQSALNGRLGVIAGSPWPATLVNFAVAATSLAGVLTVRAVSGWSSPVRLPAEPLLYLAGVIGVGVIAVATIAVRHLGVLVFGLAGVAGQLLGAVVLDAFTPGREPSVATFAGIVITFLALALATHPRFRRPEPGHAPTES; encoded by the coding sequence GTGACGGGGCGTGGTGTGATTCCGGTGGCGGGGGCGGTGACCGCCGGCGTGGGGTTGGCGGTTCAGGCCCGGTTGAACGGAGAGCTCGGTTCACGGGTAGGGGACGGGATCGCGGCGACGCTGGCGTCCACGGTCGTCGGCCTTGTCCTGTTACTGCTGGTTGTTCCGCTGCACCCGGCCGGACGGCGCGGGCTGCGGCTGATGCGCGCGGCGGTGCGCGACGGCGATCTGCGGTGGTGGCACCTGGCCGGCGGCGTCTGTGGTGCGTTGTTCGTGGCCGGGCAAGGAATCAGCGTCGGCGCTGTCGGGGTGGCGGTGTTCACCGTGGCCGTGGTGGGTGGCTCGGCTGTCGGTGGTCTGGTCGTCGATCGGTTCGCGATCGGGCCCGGTGGGCGGCGCTGCATCACGGTGGCGCGGGCAGCGGGTGCGGTGGCCTGCGTGGTGGCGGTCGCGGTGGCCGGGCACGGCGCATGGGGTGGATCCGGGACAGTGGTGGTGGTGTTGCCGGTGCTCGCCGGTGCCGCGGTCGCGGTCCAGTCGGCGTTGAACGGGCGGCTCGGGGTGATCGCCGGATCGCCGTGGCCGGCCACTTTGGTCAACTTCGCCGTCGCGGCCACGTCGCTGGCCGGCGTGCTGACCGTGCGGGCCGTGTCCGGCTGGAGCTCACCGGTGCGCCTGCCCGCGGAGCCGCTGCTCTACCTCGCCGGGGTGATCGGCGTCGGGGTCATCGCGGTGGCCACGATCGCCGTCCGGCATCTCGGTGTGCTGGTGTTCGGCTTGGCCGGCGTTGCAGGGCAGCTGCTCGGCGCGGTCGTGCTCGACGCGTTCACGCCGGGCCGAGAGCCGTCGGTGGCCACGTTCGCCGGCATCGTGATCACGTTCCTCGCATTGGCGCTGGCGACCCATCCACGCTTCCGGCGACCGGAACCCGGACACGCGCCGACCGAAAGCTGA
- a CDS encoding SMI1/KNR4 family protein, with amino-acid sequence MNQTAREFARLRSIIERELPDAAPFLPGASERELDRLATETGLVLPTDLRDLLRVSAGQDDPDQLNGPLNFHHFLTVDEMIEMHRMLTDVVGDLAEPVEQPACLRWTVWSESWLPFLAFQGDCYFLDLAPGELGTVGQVVSRPNVPDLGEPIAPSLAAFLARAADLVEAGRVKVEESTLVLLDLH; translated from the coding sequence ATGAACCAGACCGCCCGCGAGTTCGCCCGGTTGCGAAGCATCATCGAGCGGGAATTGCCCGACGCCGCACCGTTCCTGCCCGGCGCGTCCGAGCGGGAACTCGACCGGCTCGCCACCGAGACCGGGCTCGTCCTGCCCACCGATCTGCGTGACCTCCTGCGCGTGTCGGCGGGCCAAGACGACCCCGACCAACTGAACGGACCGCTCAACTTCCACCATTTCCTGACCGTCGACGAGATGATCGAGATGCACCGGATGCTCACCGACGTGGTCGGCGACCTGGCCGAACCCGTCGAGCAACCCGCTTGCCTGCGGTGGACGGTGTGGTCGGAATCCTGGTTGCCGTTCCTCGCTTTCCAGGGCGATTGCTACTTCCTGGACCTGGCTCCCGGCGAACTCGGCACCGTCGGACAGGTCGTGTCCCGCCCCAACGTGCCGGACCTCGGTGAGCCGATAGCGCCGTCGCTCGCCGCGTTCCTCGCCCGTGCGGCGGATCTCGTCGAAGCCGGACGCGTCAAGGTCGAAGAAAGCACGCTCGTCCTTCTCGACCTCCATTGA
- the surE gene encoding 5'/3'-nucleotidase SurE, with translation MRALITNDDGIDSPGLAALAQGAVDHGWTVVVAAPAAEASGTSAGLTGAGGAGRVAVERRELPGLAGVPAFAVAAHPGLIALAAAQGTFGEAPEIVLSGVNHGANVGRAILHSGTVGAALTASINGARALAVSLDVGLDPGPRPHWDTAVAVAATLFDRLTELPAGTVLNLNVPDRSEAGPPKRTGLAEFGAVRSHIQNGEDSAFTLTAVTVEGELSPGSDARLLSEGHATVTALNSVTEDPHLDW, from the coding sequence ATGCGTGCCCTGATCACCAACGACGACGGTATCGACTCGCCGGGCCTGGCGGCGCTGGCCCAAGGCGCCGTGGACCACGGCTGGACCGTGGTGGTCGCCGCGCCCGCGGCGGAGGCGAGCGGGACCAGCGCGGGCCTGACCGGTGCCGGGGGAGCGGGGCGGGTCGCGGTCGAACGACGCGAGCTGCCCGGGCTGGCCGGTGTCCCCGCGTTCGCCGTCGCCGCGCATCCCGGCCTGATCGCCCTGGCGGCGGCGCAGGGAACATTCGGCGAAGCACCGGAGATCGTCCTGTCCGGCGTGAACCACGGGGCGAACGTCGGGCGCGCGATCCTGCACTCGGGCACGGTGGGCGCGGCGCTGACGGCCTCGATCAACGGTGCCAGGGCGCTGGCGGTCTCACTCGACGTGGGACTGGATCCCGGCCCGCGCCCCCATTGGGACACCGCGGTCGCCGTCGCCGCGACCCTGTTCGACCGGCTGACGGAACTGCCCGCCGGTACGGTTCTGAACCTCAACGTGCCCGATCGTTCCGAGGCGGGACCGCCGAAACGCACCGGGCTGGCCGAGTTCGGCGCGGTGCGCAGTCACATCCAGAACGGCGAGGACAGCGCGTTCACCCTGACCGCGGTCACGGTCGAGGGCGAGTTGTCGCCGGGCAGCGACGCCCGCCTGCTGAGCGAAGGCCACGCGACGGTGACCGCGCTGAACTCGGTCACCGAAGATCCCCATCTGGACTGGTGA
- a CDS encoding 1-phosphofructokinase family hexose kinase — MTEGRVAVFAPSPQLTVTVEELDGAPDVHVHAGGQGVWQSRMIDALGARAVVCCALGGETGRVLRHLIGVDAEVREVAARNGAYVHDRRDGRRDEMVRMPADALTRHELDDLYELTLVQALRADVAVLSGPDGDDVPVPHSTYERLARDLGTHGTPVVVDLSGERLARALAGEPAVIKVSHEEMVEDGLAESDSLADLADGCRELASGGARAVVVSRAAEETLACLEGRFVLVESPDLTPVDTRGGGDSMTAGLAVGLAQGRSLEDAVKLGAAAGAINVTRHGLGSGSDGAVRELTGRVRLKPWEAS, encoded by the coding sequence ATGACTGAGGGTCGAGTGGCGGTGTTCGCGCCGTCTCCGCAGCTGACGGTGACGGTGGAGGAACTGGACGGGGCTCCCGACGTCCACGTCCACGCGGGTGGGCAGGGAGTGTGGCAGTCGCGGATGATCGACGCCCTCGGCGCGCGGGCGGTGGTGTGCTGCGCGCTCGGCGGGGAGACCGGGCGGGTGCTGCGGCATCTGATCGGCGTCGACGCGGAAGTCCGCGAGGTCGCGGCACGCAACGGCGCCTACGTGCACGACCGGCGCGACGGCCGACGGGACGAGATGGTGCGGATGCCCGCCGACGCGCTGACCCGGCACGAACTCGACGATCTGTACGAGCTGACCCTGGTCCAGGCCTTGCGCGCGGACGTGGCCGTACTCAGCGGGCCGGACGGTGACGACGTCCCGGTGCCGCATTCGACTTACGAACGGCTCGCCCGCGACCTGGGCACGCACGGCACGCCGGTCGTGGTGGATCTCTCCGGGGAACGGCTCGCCAGGGCGCTCGCGGGGGAGCCGGCGGTGATCAAGGTCAGCCACGAGGAGATGGTCGAGGACGGGCTGGCGGAGTCGGATTCGCTGGCCGACCTTGCGGACGGTTGCCGTGAGCTGGCGTCGGGTGGTGCCCGGGCGGTCGTCGTGTCCCGTGCGGCCGAGGAGACACTCGCCTGTCTGGAAGGGCGGTTCGTCCTGGTGGAGTCGCCCGATCTGACGCCGGTCGACACCCGCGGTGGCGGGGACTCGATGACCGCGGGGCTCGCGGTCGGCCTGGCGCAAGGCCGGTCGCTGGAAGACGCGGTGAAGCTCGGCGCCGCGGCAGGCGCGATCAACGTGACACGACATGGTCTCGGTTCGGGTAGTGACGGCGCGGTAAGGGAACTCACCGGACGAGTACGCCTGAAACCGTGGGAGGCCTCCTGA
- a CDS encoding alpha/beta fold hydrolase — protein MSEVTRSAGEVFHRTATIDGRSVFYREAGDPTAPTVVLLHGFPTSSQMFRTLIPALADRYHVIAPDHIGFGHSDAPPVDRFEYSFENLTAITLGLLDALGLDRFALYIQDYGAPIGLRIASRHPERVSALLVQSGNAYVDGFTPFWDVLFAHAKDRETHEEAVRELLEPAATRWQYTHGVPADRLDRLSPDTWTLDQALLDRPGNKEVQLQLFWDYQFNLDVYPAVQEYFREHRPPTLIAWGEHDEIFGPDGARAFLRDLPDAELHLLDAGHFALETHGPEIAALIRDFLGRVLS, from the coding sequence ATGTCCGAAGTCACCCGATCCGCCGGCGAGGTCTTCCACCGCACCGCGACCATCGACGGCCGGAGCGTCTTCTACCGGGAGGCCGGCGACCCCACCGCGCCGACGGTGGTCCTGCTGCACGGTTTCCCCACGTCGTCACAGATGTTCCGCACGCTGATCCCCGCGCTGGCCGACCGCTATCACGTCATCGCCCCCGACCACATCGGCTTCGGCCACTCCGACGCCCCGCCCGTAGACCGGTTCGAGTACTCGTTCGAGAACCTGACCGCGATCACCCTCGGCCTCCTCGACGCACTCGGCCTGGACCGCTTCGCCCTCTACATCCAGGATTACGGCGCGCCCATCGGGCTCCGCATCGCGAGCAGACACCCGGAGCGGGTCAGCGCGCTGCTGGTGCAGTCCGGCAACGCCTATGTCGACGGCTTCACGCCGTTCTGGGACGTCCTGTTCGCCCATGCCAAGGACCGCGAAACCCACGAGGAGGCCGTGCGCGAACTCCTGGAGCCCGCGGCGACCCGCTGGCAGTACACCCACGGCGTCCCCGCCGACCGGCTGGACCGCCTCTCCCCGGACACCTGGACCCTCGACCAGGCCCTGCTCGACCGTCCCGGGAACAAGGAGGTGCAGCTGCAGTTGTTCTGGGACTACCAGTTCAACCTCGACGTCTACCCGGCCGTCCAGGAGTACTTCCGCGAGCACCGGCCGCCGACGCTCATCGCCTGGGGCGAGCACGACGAGATCTTCGGCCCCGACGGCGCCCGTGCCTTCCTCCGCGACCTGCCTGACGCCGAGCTGCACCTCCTCGACGCCGGGCACTTCGCCCTCGAGACGCACGGCCCGGAGATCGCCGCCCTCATCCGGGACTTCCTCGGACGCGTCCTGTCCTGA